The Bacteroidales bacterium genomic sequence TATCGAATCGAATTCTTTTTTCGGAAGTCTTATTTGAAATGCATGAGCTAAAGAATGGTATCCGTTTGATACATCAGCATACAGATTCGCCGGTAGCATATAGTGCATTAATGATCAATGCGGGGTCACGCGATGAATTGAATCATGAAATCGGAGCAGCTCATCTGGCGGAGCATTTAATTTTTAAGGAGACGCATAAGCGTAAAGCATATCATATCCTCAATCGACTTGAAAATGTGGGTGGGGATCTGAATGCTTATACGACCAAGGAAGATACATGTATTCATGCTGCTTTTCTCAATGAACATTATGCCCGGGCCCTTGAGTTATTCAGCGATATTGTGTTCGGCCATAAAATAACGAAAGATGCTTTCGACATAGAAAAGAAAGTAGTCTCGGATGAAATCAAGTCATATATGGATAACCCTTCCGAGATGATTTTTGATCATTTTGACGAACTTTTATTTTCCGGACATCCATTGGGTAATAGTACGTTAGGAACTATTCAGCAAATCAAAAAGATAAATATCCCATCAGTTGAACAATTCATATCCAGAAATTATATTCCCGGACAAATTGTTATATCATCGGTGGGTAATATACCTTTTAAACGGCTGGTGTATTTTGTTGAGAAATATATGTCTCATTATCCACCCGGTACAAAGGAGGTATCCCGTCAAGTTCCGGCCGTTGCACCTTCTTTTTCCGTATCCTGTAACAAGAAAAATCACCAGGTACATTGTATAATGGGAAGGACATGTGAAAGTTCCGACCGGAAGTTCCGGATAGCTATGACCATGTTGACCAACCTGTTGGGTGGCCCGGGAATGAATACCCGATTAAATATGTCGATGAGAGAGCGTAATGGCTGGGTTTATCATGTAGAGGCTTCCTACACACCTTATTCGGATGTGGGGGTATTCAACATTTATTTTGGAACCGACAAGATCTATCTGGATCAATGCTTATCGCAGGTCAAACGGGAGTTGGCCAAACTTAAGAATACATTGTTAAAGGATAGTCAGTTAAAAAAGTTGCAGCAACAGATCATCGGACAACTGGCGATCGGTTCGGATAACAGCGACGCTAGGATGTTGTCCAATGGGAAAAGCCTGCTCATGTATCATCATGTAGATAACCTGCAGGATATATGCAAGCAGATTATCGATATTGATGCCCGCTATCTGAATGATGTGGCTAACAGGGTATTCGATCACCTAAATATCTTGGTATATCAATAATTATGAAAGAAGCATTACAGGAATATATATATCACCATTTAGGGCCGGAAAGTGAATTATTGTCTGAACTTTATCGCCAAACGCACCTTCGTGTACTGTATCCGGAAATGGTATCCGGTCATGAGCAAGGACGTTTACTTAGTATGATCAGTCATATGGTACGACCTGAACGAATACTGGAAATCGGTACATTTACCGGTTATTCGGCCATTTGTTTGGCGGAAGGATTGCCACCTCAGGGACGTTTGTATACCATAGATAAGAATGACGAATTAAAAGAAATGTCGGATACTTTTTTTAGAAAAGCCGGGTTACAAGAGAAAATTGTTTCTTATATCGGAGATGCCCTTGAGATCATTCCCAGGATAGATGATTTATTTGACCTTGTTTTCATCGATGCTGCAAAAAAAGAATATCTGGAATATTATCATGCTGTATTCGATAAGGTCAAACAGGGTGGATATATCCTTGTAGATAATATATTGTGGTATAATAAAATATATGACCATCAGATTCAGGATGCCACTACGGAAAAACTGAGAATATTCAATGATTTTGTGCGTAAAGACGAGCGGGTAGAAAAAGCAATCATTGAAAACAGGGATGGGCTATTTATTTTACGTAAAAAATGAACAATTTACCTGTAATTATTGTTTTATGATAAATCTACCACATTAAACATCAATGATATAATATAGTGTAATCTTAGAATAAACCTAATCAATAACCTCTAAATAAATTAAGATCATGCCTAATTATTCCATTAAAGACCTTGAAAACCTTACGGGAATTCAAGCACATACAATAAGGATCTGGGAACAGAGATATAAACTTCTTTCTCCGGAACGGACGCCTACAAACATCCGGATATATTCTGATAAAGATTTACGGAAGTTACTCAGTGTGGCTTTATTGAACAATAATGGTTTGAAAATTTCCAAAATCGCTAAATTATCTGATACAGACGTCGCGGAAGCAGTGCTTCGGCTGGCTGAAAGTACCGATAGCAATCTCGAAAATCATATCAATACATTAAAGTTGATTATGATTGAAATGAATGAAGCCAAATTCGAAAAATTATTCAGCCATTTGGTGTTACAGATGGGCTTTGAAGAAACCATCATGCGGGTTTTTGTCCCATTTTTCAAAAGATTGGCCTATTTATGGCAAACCGAATCCGTATCCCTTATACAGATATATTTTATTTCTTCGTTGTTCAAGCAAAAACTATATGTTGCCATCGACGGGTTAACTACGGCAGAAGCTGTCGATAAAAAGACATTTATATTGTTTCTCCCTAAGACGGAATTTCTGGATAATAATTTGATTTTCTGTAATTATCTTTCGAGGAAAGCAGGTCACAAAGTATATTATTTTGGAGTCTCTTCTCCAGCAGATGAAATCATAGACTTGTTACAGAAAAATCCGGGATGTTACCTGATTTCAGTAGTCAGTATGGCACAGATCGATGTAACGGCCTATTATAATAAAATACTGGCAGCTTGTAACGATGGTCAGCAATTAGTTGTTTCAGGAAACCAGGCTAATATTATCAAAATTTCTGATC encodes the following:
- a CDS encoding insulinase family protein, which translates into the protein MHELKNGIRLIHQHTDSPVAYSALMINAGSRDELNHEIGAAHLAEHLIFKETHKRKAYHILNRLENVGGDLNAYTTKEDTCIHAAFLNEHYARALELFSDIVFGHKITKDAFDIEKKVVSDEIKSYMDNPSEMIFDHFDELLFSGHPLGNSTLGTIQQIKKINIPSVEQFISRNYIPGQIVISSVGNIPFKRLVYFVEKYMSHYPPGTKEVSRQVPAVAPSFSVSCNKKNHQVHCIMGRTCESSDRKFRIAMTMLTNLLGGPGMNTRLNMSMRERNGWVYHVEASYTPYSDVGVFNIYFGTDKIYLDQCLSQVKRELAKLKNTLLKDSQLKKLQQQIIGQLAIGSDNSDARMLSNGKSLLMYHHVDNLQDICKQIIDIDARYLNDVANRVFDHLNILVYQ
- a CDS encoding MerR family transcriptional regulator, with product MPNYSIKDLENLTGIQAHTIRIWEQRYKLLSPERTPTNIRIYSDKDLRKLLSVALLNNNGLKISKIAKLSDTDVAEAVLRLAESTDSNLENHINTLKLIMIEMNEAKFEKLFSHLVLQMGFEETIMRVFVPFFKRLAYLWQTESVSLIQIYFISSLFKQKLYVAIDGLTTAEAVDKKTFILFLPKTEFLDNNLIFCNYLSRKAGHKVYYFGVSSPADEIIDLLQKNPGCYLISVVSMAQIDVTAYYNKILAACNDGQQLVVSGNQANIIKISDPRFTYFEDLADYKKMLDNL
- a CDS encoding O-methyltransferase translates to MKEALQEYIYHHLGPESELLSELYRQTHLRVLYPEMVSGHEQGRLLSMISHMVRPERILEIGTFTGYSAICLAEGLPPQGRLYTIDKNDELKEMSDTFFRKAGLQEKIVSYIGDALEIIPRIDDLFDLVFIDAAKKEYLEYYHAVFDKVKQGGYILVDNILWYNKIYDHQIQDATTEKLRIFNDFVRKDERVEKAIIENRDGLFILRKK